Proteins from one Corallococcus exiguus genomic window:
- a CDS encoding calcium-binding protein → MRSSPRVAWLLLPTLWLSCTDAGLYSIDDRAGGTRDRANFEGDLCVPEATGDAFPVKVIFALQGGTGVEPEVVGSAVDGLTTLTSRFTGPQVRFGLVAFHSVATGLQGSFTDAASFQSVLPRYASYQQQGPISIRSALRLSKSLMSGDMQAACKGEVARSRYVVAPVIRSSDVSCDNPAYNIGIDSRCTALAQAAGCNATPEAQAQCNASCSQCELTAVVGELKGLVEQLGAGDVSVQPVYVRGQTPDPVTRLQVAAIANAGGSAPVETDFVGLPNALARLDYGALDNALKLKRFLAFNRNVQVRNGQMLVDSDGDGVSDDDERALGLDPTSPDTDQDGLMDGVELRMGLDPLAVDIINGCSVVQDTDGDRLNDCEERVLGSDPCVGDTDGDGLPDLVEALSQTNPLIAEDLLDTDRDGASNVAEVEAHTDPLSADLDFHRERGYGYSIVPLPPTATSDRACYRTRVENVSLVPTLERPHPLIPGEVISAGTNEVYLYLQVGRDNDPRGAGVGSLFIQEIQYDPDTGRTPAGMVPMLSDDFIVGT, encoded by the coding sequence ATGCGTTCCTCCCCCCGGGTCGCCTGGCTCCTGCTTCCAACGTTGTGGCTGTCGTGCACCGACGCGGGGCTCTATTCGATTGATGACCGCGCGGGCGGTACACGCGACCGCGCCAACTTCGAGGGAGACCTCTGCGTCCCCGAGGCCACCGGCGACGCGTTCCCCGTGAAGGTCATCTTCGCGCTCCAGGGCGGCACCGGCGTGGAGCCGGAGGTGGTGGGCTCCGCGGTGGACGGGCTCACCACGCTCACCTCGCGCTTCACCGGCCCGCAGGTGCGCTTCGGGCTCGTGGCCTTCCACTCGGTGGCCACGGGCCTTCAAGGCAGCTTCACGGACGCCGCCTCCTTCCAGTCCGTCCTGCCTCGCTACGCCAGCTACCAGCAGCAGGGGCCCATCAGCATCCGCTCCGCGCTGCGGCTGTCCAAGAGCCTGATGTCCGGCGACATGCAGGCCGCCTGCAAGGGCGAGGTCGCGCGCTCGCGCTACGTGGTCGCGCCCGTCATCCGCAGCTCCGACGTGAGCTGTGACAACCCGGCGTACAACATCGGCATCGACAGCCGGTGCACCGCGCTGGCCCAGGCCGCCGGCTGCAACGCGACCCCGGAAGCCCAGGCCCAGTGCAACGCCTCGTGCAGCCAGTGCGAACTGACCGCCGTGGTGGGCGAGCTCAAGGGCCTGGTGGAGCAACTGGGCGCGGGCGACGTCAGCGTCCAGCCCGTCTACGTCCGCGGCCAGACGCCGGACCCCGTCACCCGCCTCCAGGTGGCCGCCATCGCGAACGCAGGCGGCAGCGCGCCCGTGGAGACGGACTTCGTGGGCCTGCCCAACGCGCTAGCGCGGCTGGACTACGGCGCGCTCGACAACGCGCTCAAGCTCAAGCGCTTCCTCGCCTTCAACCGCAACGTGCAGGTGCGCAACGGCCAGATGCTCGTCGACAGCGACGGCGATGGCGTGTCGGACGACGACGAGCGCGCCCTGGGCCTGGACCCCACCTCCCCCGACACCGACCAGGACGGACTCATGGACGGCGTGGAGCTTCGCATGGGCCTGGACCCGCTCGCCGTGGACATCATCAACGGCTGCAGCGTGGTGCAGGACACGGACGGCGACCGGCTCAACGACTGCGAGGAGCGCGTGCTCGGCAGCGACCCCTGCGTGGGCGACACCGACGGCGACGGCCTGCCGGACCTGGTGGAGGCCCTGTCGCAAACGAACCCCCTCATCGCCGAGGACCTGCTCGACACCGACCGCGACGGTGCCTCCAACGTGGCGGAGGTGGAGGCCCACACCGACCCGCTCAGCGCCGACCTCGACTTCCACCGCGAGCGCGGCTACGGCTACTCCATCGTCCCGCTGCCGCCCACCGCCACCAGCGACCGCGCCTGCTACCGCACCCGCGTGGAGAACGTCTCCCTGGTCCCCACCCTGGAGCGCCCCCACCCGCTGATTCCCGGCGAGGTGATTTCCGCGGGCACCAACGAGGTCTACCTCTACCTCCAGGTGGGCCGGGACAATGATCCGCGCGGCGCCGGCGTGGGTTCGCTCTTCATCCAGGAAATCCAATACGACCCCGACACGGGCCGCACCCCCGCGGGCATGGTCCCCATGCTCTCCGACGACTTCATCGTGGGCACCTGA
- the mtsC gene encoding cell-cell cohesion MYXO-CTERM protein MtsC produces MTIGRIAPLLALGAFLVLSPRTVQAQEQNPDNPECLGDECGRPKEEGGGCGCGCGCSVWVAYTDDGKTLSYTDDADGDGKADDKDNCPFTSNRDQDDTADGDLVGTACDNCPAVSNANQLDGDGDGIGDACDPDDDNDGKLDGEDNCPTIPNANQADNDQDGIGDVCDTDDDNDDVADGEDNCPLIANPDQVLPADVSLCRVDADGDNVSDNLDNCPGLANPDQKDTDADGIGDKCDPDIDNDSVLNNVDNCQLVANRDQADDDGDGIGDACDTRYCVVLNKDNPNDCLDPKSPFSVGTGGSISVEKTGMAVRPPLFANRNGAAIEYTWTVVKRPSGSTAVVENPKGAVTYSRHWEYQYVDGSVPNFNPDKEGEYELQVSTRLAFADRVFPNERASVSSLFVKVGKQDSEGGGCTSLPAGGSAAALGAGVLGLLLRRRKKA; encoded by the coding sequence ATGACTATCGGTCGCATTGCCCCCCTGTTGGCGCTCGGAGCGTTCCTGGTGCTGAGTCCCCGCACCGTGCAGGCCCAGGAGCAGAACCCGGACAACCCGGAGTGCCTCGGAGACGAATGCGGTCGCCCCAAGGAGGAGGGCGGCGGCTGCGGTTGTGGCTGTGGCTGTTCCGTCTGGGTGGCGTACACGGACGACGGCAAGACGCTGTCGTACACGGACGACGCGGACGGCGACGGCAAGGCGGACGACAAGGACAACTGCCCCTTCACGTCCAACCGCGACCAGGACGACACGGCGGACGGTGACCTCGTCGGCACCGCCTGTGACAACTGCCCCGCGGTGTCCAACGCCAACCAGCTGGACGGCGACGGCGACGGCATTGGCGACGCGTGCGACCCGGACGACGACAACGACGGCAAGCTGGACGGTGAGGACAACTGCCCCACCATCCCCAACGCCAACCAGGCGGACAACGACCAGGACGGCATTGGCGACGTCTGCGACACGGACGACGACAACGACGACGTGGCGGACGGCGAGGACAACTGCCCGCTCATCGCCAACCCGGACCAGGTGCTGCCGGCGGACGTGAGCCTGTGCCGCGTGGACGCGGACGGCGACAACGTCTCCGACAACCTGGACAACTGCCCCGGCCTGGCCAACCCGGACCAGAAGGACACGGACGCGGACGGCATCGGCGACAAGTGCGATCCGGACATCGACAACGACTCCGTCCTCAACAACGTGGACAACTGCCAGCTGGTGGCCAACCGCGACCAGGCGGATGACGACGGCGACGGCATCGGCGACGCGTGCGACACGCGCTACTGCGTGGTCCTCAACAAGGACAACCCGAACGACTGCCTCGACCCGAAGTCGCCCTTCAGCGTGGGCACCGGCGGCTCCATCAGCGTGGAGAAGACGGGCATGGCGGTGCGTCCGCCCCTGTTCGCCAACCGCAACGGCGCGGCCATCGAGTACACGTGGACGGTCGTGAAGCGTCCCTCCGGCTCCACCGCGGTGGTGGAGAACCCCAAGGGCGCCGTCACCTACAGCCGCCACTGGGAGTACCAGTACGTGGACGGCAGCGTGCCCAACTTCAACCCGGACAAGGAAGGCGAGTACGAACTGCAGGTGTCCACGCGCCTGGCCTTCGCGGACCGCGTGTTCCCCAATGAGCGCGCCTCCGTGTCCAGCCTCTTCGTGAAGGTGGGCAAGCAGGACTCCGAAGGCGGTGGCTGCACCTCGCTGCCCGCGGGCGGTAGCGCCGCGGCCCTGGGCGCTGGCGTGCTCGGCCTGCTCCTGCGCCGCCGCAAGAAGGCGTAA
- the mtsD gene encoding cell-cell cohesion protein MtsD yields the protein MRRLLAVPFLATGLLVLGVLSCSDTLLEPRAQEQSQLDDRLTLTGRVCTRPANPTGFPVKVVLVVDESGSMCVSDPPGSQEGSGFCERAEVQAIIPPGVTEPARVRALKNVVNGFRRINDARQGNISIAIAPFETNVKNTWPPASTGDRFAPPGNINSYIEGLQSQLGKGTDYQGALSYAYSLIASDIEAVSQSTPELLPRTRYVVVFLTDGTPYPRCSANDDLSAYAGPDTPDLTWRDSITSFCNATSTTDAITGFEVGTDRNQNYQLFSYVRRLMELKTQYNVGDVRMHTVLLFNEEAVRACGPICQDIYGTYPGVPEAQYPAAAKKIASFLLKRFAEMGNGVYQEFSDTAEISELGLGALDYSSFASPNVMKTLLVEPLSSAPGDDGRVLDSDGDGVPDSLDNSFTLKTNPFTIDSDGDCLSDGFEYRRQDQGFKPGNDLDARGCNPQSPLTPGCICRDTDGDGLSQFAEDYLKTRQGIVDSDGDGMPDGLEVKYGLNPLQSSVSGLDTDGDGIPDDEELKAGSDPTRRDRPFHDKYGIQYEVKKVPGGTDTDGVCYDFTVSNLQLVTPPDRSGVKQGYNLFKVWFAEAPESGVATDYGVWRTACAWAQYAPPSVRVPLAPDLAMEDGDFRRPDQLVDPWRTQGSCVGVSPSQGGASP from the coding sequence ATGCGCCGTCTGCTCGCTGTTCCGTTTCTTGCGACCGGCCTCCTGGTCCTGGGTGTGCTGTCCTGTTCAGACACGCTCCTGGAGCCTCGCGCCCAGGAGCAGTCCCAGTTGGATGACCGGCTGACGCTCACCGGCCGGGTGTGCACGCGTCCGGCGAACCCCACCGGCTTCCCGGTGAAGGTGGTGCTCGTCGTGGACGAGTCCGGCAGCATGTGCGTGTCGGATCCGCCGGGCTCGCAGGAGGGCAGCGGCTTCTGCGAGCGCGCGGAGGTCCAGGCCATCATCCCGCCGGGCGTCACGGAGCCCGCGCGCGTGCGCGCCCTGAAGAACGTGGTGAATGGCTTCCGGCGCATCAACGACGCGCGCCAGGGCAACATCAGCATCGCCATTGCCCCGTTCGAAACGAACGTGAAGAACACCTGGCCGCCGGCCTCCACGGGAGACCGCTTCGCGCCGCCGGGCAACATCAACAGCTACATCGAAGGCCTGCAGTCGCAGCTGGGCAAGGGCACGGACTACCAGGGCGCGCTCAGCTACGCGTACAGCCTCATCGCCAGCGACATCGAGGCGGTGTCCCAGTCCACGCCGGAGCTGTTGCCGCGCACGCGCTACGTCGTCGTGTTCCTCACGGACGGCACGCCTTACCCGCGCTGCTCCGCCAACGACGACCTGTCCGCCTACGCGGGGCCGGACACGCCGGACCTCACCTGGCGCGACTCCATCACCAGCTTCTGCAACGCCACCAGCACCACCGACGCCATCACCGGCTTCGAGGTGGGCACGGACCGCAACCAGAACTACCAGCTCTTCAGCTACGTGCGCCGGCTGATGGAGCTGAAGACGCAGTACAACGTGGGCGACGTGCGCATGCACACGGTGCTGCTCTTCAACGAAGAGGCCGTGCGCGCCTGCGGCCCCATCTGCCAGGACATCTACGGCACCTACCCGGGCGTCCCGGAGGCGCAGTACCCGGCCGCGGCGAAGAAGATCGCCTCCTTCCTGCTCAAGCGCTTCGCGGAGATGGGCAACGGCGTCTACCAGGAGTTCAGCGACACGGCGGAAATCTCCGAGCTGGGCCTGGGCGCGCTGGACTACTCCTCCTTCGCGTCGCCCAACGTGATGAAGACGCTGCTGGTGGAGCCCCTGAGCTCCGCGCCGGGAGATGACGGCCGCGTGCTGGACAGCGACGGCGACGGCGTCCCGGACTCGTTGGACAACAGCTTCACGCTCAAGACGAACCCCTTCACCATCGACAGTGACGGGGACTGCCTGAGCGACGGCTTCGAGTACCGGCGCCAGGACCAGGGCTTCAAGCCGGGCAACGACCTGGACGCGCGCGGCTGCAACCCGCAGTCCCCGCTGACGCCCGGCTGCATCTGCCGGGACACGGACGGTGACGGGCTGTCGCAGTTCGCCGAGGACTACCTCAAGACGCGCCAGGGCATCGTGGACAGCGACGGCGACGGCATGCCGGACGGGCTGGAGGTGAAGTACGGCCTCAACCCGCTCCAGTCGAGCGTGTCCGGCCTGGACACGGACGGCGACGGCATCCCGGACGACGAGGAGTTGAAGGCCGGCAGCGACCCCACCCGGCGCGACCGGCCCTTCCACGACAAGTACGGCATCCAGTACGAGGTGAAGAAGGTCCCGGGCGGCACCGACACGGACGGCGTCTGCTACGACTTCACCGTGTCCAACCTCCAGCTGGTGACGCCGCCGGACCGCTCCGGCGTGAAGCAGGGCTACAACCTGTTCAAGGTGTGGTTCGCGGAGGCGCCGGAGAGCGGTGTGGCCACGGACTACGGCGTCTGGCGCACCGCGTGCGCGTGGGCCCAGTACGCGCCGCCCAGCGTGCGCGTGCCGCTGGCGCCGGACCTGGCCATGGAGGACGGTGACTTCCGCCGTCCTGACCAATTGGTGGACCCCTGGAGGACCCAGGGCAGTTGCGTCGGCGTGTCGCCGTCGCAGGGAGGGGCCTCGCCGTGA
- a CDS encoding vWA domain-containing protein encodes MACTDSYLYDPRRDTDVPADRAVALDGRFCTLGANEVIRPIKIIVAMDASQSMRVSDPDGVRATALVDLIENLPQDEEVSIAVMLFAGSTTAFLTQNPGPPLEDGFVQVSRLDATAKAILTEKLLTFRNTDTSPNRDSTDFVKPLSDIYSLINTDIARARQQPSGSDALAQARYSVIFLSDGKPTNNQDDELIRGDAVVRIRQLRDLVEDVRFNTVHVFNPIQPVPSVCDLVAEDGGFGDGGCPLLIINQNADRLEKMATLGGGNFRDFRNNEPINFLNFQFGQVRRAFIVKDFVASNFSAPPGSPLDEADTDGDGLSDAREYELGTNPNLRDTDGDGFSDGVEVYFRDRGVQFDPTQVAQPDGGGLDKGCPPALRGVDTDCDGLLDCDEQFIGTNATLQDSDGDGVPDGMEWRGGTQGSSKDLDEDPDTDGLTNRSELRMHMRPLQVDTANLASDAYRYSMEADGPVDDQGRQCYRFRVDNVLLAPTIAMIADGGVDGGVDAGTVQRGAGYNDIYLSVAMLPADDPTARTLVRTFRVDSVRYPVGGIKSPPDGVIRVNPEDFVDGCPGVAPTLSPVP; translated from the coding sequence ATGGCCTGTACGGACTCGTACCTCTATGACCCGCGCCGCGACACGGACGTGCCCGCGGACCGGGCCGTGGCGCTGGACGGGCGCTTCTGCACGCTGGGCGCCAATGAGGTCATCCGGCCCATCAAGATCATCGTCGCCATGGACGCCAGCCAGTCCATGCGCGTGAGCGACCCGGACGGCGTGCGCGCCACGGCGCTGGTGGACCTCATCGAGAACCTCCCGCAGGACGAAGAGGTCTCCATCGCGGTGATGCTCTTCGCGGGCAGCACCACGGCGTTCCTCACGCAGAACCCGGGGCCGCCGCTGGAGGACGGGTTCGTGCAGGTGTCGCGGCTGGACGCCACCGCGAAGGCCATCCTCACGGAGAAGCTGCTCACCTTCCGCAACACGGACACGTCACCGAACCGGGACTCGACGGACTTCGTCAAGCCGCTGTCGGACATCTACTCGCTCATCAACACGGACATCGCGCGGGCGCGGCAGCAGCCCAGCGGGAGCGACGCGCTGGCTCAGGCGCGCTACTCGGTCATCTTCCTGTCGGACGGCAAGCCCACGAACAACCAGGACGACGAACTCATCCGCGGCGACGCGGTGGTGCGCATCCGCCAGCTGCGCGACCTGGTGGAGGACGTGCGCTTCAACACCGTGCACGTCTTCAACCCCATCCAGCCCGTGCCGTCCGTGTGCGACCTGGTGGCGGAGGACGGCGGCTTCGGCGACGGCGGTTGCCCGCTGCTCATCATCAACCAGAACGCGGACCGTCTGGAGAAGATGGCCACGCTGGGCGGCGGCAACTTCCGCGACTTCCGCAACAACGAGCCCATCAACTTCCTCAACTTCCAGTTCGGCCAGGTGCGCCGCGCCTTCATCGTGAAGGACTTCGTGGCCTCCAACTTCTCCGCGCCCCCGGGCAGCCCGCTGGACGAGGCGGACACGGACGGAGACGGCCTCTCCGACGCGCGCGAGTACGAGCTGGGCACCAACCCCAACCTGCGCGACACGGACGGCGACGGCTTCAGCGACGGCGTGGAGGTGTACTTCCGCGACCGCGGCGTGCAGTTCGACCCCACGCAGGTCGCGCAGCCGGACGGCGGCGGTCTGGACAAGGGCTGCCCGCCCGCGCTGCGCGGCGTGGACACGGACTGCGACGGCCTCCTGGACTGCGACGAGCAGTTCATCGGCACCAACGCCACCCTCCAGGACAGCGACGGCGACGGCGTGCCGGACGGCATGGAGTGGCGCGGCGGCACGCAGGGCTCCAGCAAGGACCTGGACGAGGACCCGGACACGGACGGCCTCACCAACCGCAGCGAGCTGCGCATGCACATGCGCCCCTTGCAGGTGGACACCGCGAACCTGGCTTCGGACGCGTACCGCTACAGCATGGAGGCGGACGGCCCGGTGGATGACCAGGGCCGCCAGTGCTACCGCTTCCGCGTGGACAACGTGCTGCTGGCGCCCACCATCGCGATGATCGCCGACGGGGGTGTGGACGGCGGCGTGGACGCCGGCACCGTGCAGCGCGGCGCGGGCTACAACGACATCTACCTCTCCGTGGCCATGCTGCCTGCGGACGACCCCACCGCGCGCACGCTGGTGCGCACCTTCCGCGTGGACTCCGTGCGCTACCCGGTGGGCGGCATCAAGTCGCCTCCGGATGGCGTCATCCGCGTGAACCCCGAGGACTTCGTGGACGGCTGCCCCGGCGTCGCCCCGACCCTCTCGCCCGTCCCCTGA
- a CDS encoding Ig-like domain-containing protein: MRMRNLWLPLTIIALAGCGDESEDLPNTPQLLIDRTELSFDTEFSAGTYVGATTFNTLYIENRGLQTLELTEASISGPSVFTMKKPEDWPENGPLKLETYKRTFIEVAFKPNAAQEFTGKLTLKSNAANGETRELTLKGKGVAAPKP; encoded by the coding sequence ATGCGCATGCGCAACCTGTGGCTGCCCCTCACCATCATCGCCCTGGCGGGCTGCGGAGACGAGTCCGAGGACCTGCCGAACACGCCGCAGCTGCTCATCGACCGTACGGAGCTGAGCTTCGACACGGAGTTCTCCGCGGGGACCTACGTGGGGGCGACGACCTTCAACACGCTCTACATCGAGAACCGCGGCCTCCAGACGCTGGAGCTCACCGAGGCCTCCATCTCCGGACCCAGCGTCTTCACCATGAAGAAGCCGGAGGACTGGCCGGAGAACGGCCCCCTGAAGCTGGAGACCTACAAGCGCACCTTCATCGAGGTCGCCTTCAAGCCCAACGCCGCGCAGGAGTTCACCGGCAAGCTCACCCTCAAGTCCAACGCCGCCAACGGCGAAACGCGTGAGCTGACGCTCAAGGGCAAGGGCGTCGCGGCGCCGAAGCCGTAG
- a CDS encoding GMC family oxidoreductase produces the protein MSLPSVDVCIVGSGAGGAPLALELGRAGFKVVVLEKGRHYQPKDFVHDEILNSRRNFFMPLPWEEPHLVRQGAKGRYERSNAAWTANCVGGGTVHMSGFFYRLKPVDFRLRSTLGAVPGTTVADWPISYEELAPFYDKAEAELGVSGQAIPHPFAEPRSGPYPLPPLDVHPVASEIDKVCAAMGWHALPTARGIISKAYKGRSPCAYCALCGSYGCETGAKSSTLASLIPNAIATGNVEVRPGSMARSIEVDKQGRAKSVVYLDKDGVAQEQPAKVIIASATAVESARLLLNSTSSRFPNGLANGSGLVGKNLLFSSFGGSRAHFRVSKQKTARPWLTDPAPFVNRSLQDFYVMPDARHGFRKGGTLGFMWAHPNPIYAAVGLAGSGKSGVFGKELKDRMRAYRDSRILEFEVYAEFLPTPGTSVTVEPEVKDKYGIPVAAITLDRHPADFAATRFLVERGEEVLMRLDPDSVERVGTQGETTILQHGTCRFGNDAAASVLDKHCRAHEVPNLYVVDGSFMPTGGSVPSTLTIAANSFRVADHLVRTLKG, from the coding sequence GTGAGCCTGCCTTCCGTGGACGTGTGCATCGTGGGCAGCGGCGCGGGCGGAGCGCCGCTCGCGCTGGAGCTGGGGCGCGCGGGCTTCAAGGTCGTGGTGCTGGAGAAGGGCCGCCACTACCAGCCCAAGGACTTCGTCCACGACGAGATCCTCAACAGCCGCCGCAACTTCTTCATGCCGCTGCCGTGGGAGGAGCCGCACCTGGTGCGCCAGGGGGCCAAGGGCCGCTACGAGCGCAGCAACGCCGCGTGGACCGCCAACTGCGTGGGCGGCGGCACCGTGCACATGAGCGGCTTCTTCTACCGCCTCAAGCCGGTGGACTTCCGCCTGCGCTCCACGCTGGGCGCCGTGCCCGGCACCACCGTGGCGGACTGGCCCATCTCCTATGAGGAGCTGGCCCCCTTCTACGACAAGGCGGAAGCCGAGCTGGGCGTGTCCGGCCAGGCCATCCCCCACCCCTTCGCGGAACCCCGCAGCGGCCCCTACCCGCTGCCGCCCCTGGATGTGCACCCGGTGGCGTCCGAAATCGACAAGGTGTGCGCGGCCATGGGCTGGCACGCCCTGCCCACCGCGCGCGGCATCATCAGCAAGGCCTACAAGGGCCGCTCGCCGTGCGCGTACTGCGCGCTGTGCGGCAGCTACGGCTGCGAGACGGGCGCCAAGAGCAGCACGCTCGCGAGCCTCATCCCCAACGCCATCGCCACCGGCAACGTGGAGGTGCGCCCGGGCAGCATGGCGCGCTCCATCGAAGTGGATAAACAAGGCCGCGCGAAGAGCGTGGTGTACCTGGACAAGGACGGCGTCGCGCAGGAGCAGCCGGCGAAGGTCATCATCGCCTCCGCCACCGCGGTGGAGAGCGCGCGCCTGCTGCTCAACTCCACCTCCAGCCGCTTCCCCAACGGGCTCGCCAACGGCAGCGGGCTCGTGGGCAAGAACCTCCTCTTCAGCTCCTTCGGCGGCTCGCGGGCGCACTTCCGCGTGTCGAAGCAGAAGACCGCGCGGCCGTGGCTCACGGACCCGGCGCCCTTCGTCAACCGCAGCCTCCAGGACTTCTACGTGATGCCGGACGCGCGCCACGGCTTCCGCAAGGGCGGCACGCTGGGCTTCATGTGGGCGCACCCCAACCCCATCTACGCGGCGGTGGGCCTGGCGGGCAGCGGCAAGTCCGGCGTGTTCGGCAAGGAGTTGAAGGACCGCATGCGCGCGTACCGCGACTCGCGCATCCTCGAGTTCGAGGTCTACGCGGAGTTCCTCCCCACGCCCGGCACCTCCGTCACCGTGGAGCCCGAGGTGAAGGACAAGTACGGCATCCCCGTGGCCGCCATCACCCTGGACCGGCACCCGGCGGACTTCGCCGCCACGCGCTTCCTCGTGGAGCGAGGCGAGGAGGTGTTGATGCGCCTGGACCCGGACAGCGTGGAGCGCGTGGGCACGCAGGGTGAGACGACCATCCTCCAGCACGGCACCTGCCGCTTCGGCAACGACGCGGCGGCCTCCGTGCTGGACAAGCACTGCCGCGCGCACGAAGTGCCGAACCTCTATGTCGTGGACGGCAGCTTCATGCCCACCGGCGGCAGCGTGCCCTCCACGCTCACCATCGCCGCCAACAGCTTCCGCGTGGCGGACCACCTGGTGCGCACGCTCAAGGGCTGA
- a CDS encoding gluconate 2-dehydrogenase subunit 3 family protein, translating into MARARSLPPKLSRRTFIQRLTFFGGGVVLLGGIACKRSKEAEEKKPAEPTGTTSAGQALRTFSAFEYAVVAAAVERLLPRDEDPGAQDADVALYIDRILETQGLESMHRDFLQGLSALERRAQRMFQKGFAQATPAQQDELLAIFKDSPAGSGEAHFFELLMTLSLEGFLGDPSYGGNKGRVGWRLMGFDTVGTLAMAPPEGYDGPKCLRECGGHHP; encoded by the coding sequence ATGGCTCGCGCGCGTTCGCTCCCCCCGAAGCTGTCCCGGCGCACCTTCATCCAACGGCTCACCTTCTTCGGCGGCGGCGTGGTGCTGCTGGGTGGCATTGCGTGTAAACGTTCGAAGGAGGCGGAAGAGAAGAAGCCTGCGGAGCCCACCGGCACCACCTCCGCCGGCCAGGCCCTGCGCACCTTCTCCGCCTTCGAGTACGCCGTCGTCGCCGCGGCCGTGGAGCGGCTCCTCCCCCGCGACGAGGACCCCGGCGCCCAGGACGCGGACGTGGCGCTCTACATCGACCGCATCCTGGAGACGCAGGGGCTGGAGTCCATGCACCGCGACTTCCTCCAGGGCCTGTCCGCGCTGGAGCGCCGCGCGCAGCGCATGTTCCAGAAGGGCTTCGCGCAGGCCACGCCCGCCCAGCAGGACGAGCTGCTCGCTATCTTCAAGGACAGCCCGGCCGGCAGCGGCGAGGCCCACTTCTTCGAGCTGTTGATGACGCTCAGCCTGGAGGGCTTCCTGGGCGACCCGTCCTACGGCGGCAACAAGGGCCGCGTGGGCTGGCGGCTGATGGGCTTCGACACCGTGGGCACGCTCGCCATGGCGCCCCCGGAGGGATACGACGGGCCCAAGTGCCTGCGCGAGTGCGGAGGTCACCACCCGTGA